The Macaca nemestrina isolate mMacNem1 chromosome 6, mMacNem.hap1, whole genome shotgun sequence genome window below encodes:
- the GARIN3 gene encoding Golgi-associated RAB2 interactor protein 3, whose translation MKRTMSNESCLPYYTARSYYSMSAFKTSMGDLQRQLYKRGEYDIFKYAPMFESNFIQINKKGEVIDVHNRVRMVTVGIVCTSPILPLPDVMVLARPTKICEEHVRQGWFAKGRGRRPVKTLELTRLLPLKFVKISIHDREKQQLRLKLATGRTFYLQLCPSSDTREDLFCYWEKLVYLLRPPVESYCSTPTLLTGDTAPEDNKSLVAAELHRERDQSETGLHKPCDVSAATSSAYAGGEGIQRASHRTASAASLSRSTPGTAEGAAARTAGGIAVAGTATGPRTDVAIAGAATSPATGAVSIAATKSAGPGQVTTALAGAAIKNPGENESSKSIAGAANISSDGISLALVGAASTSSAGTSTSMAGTTSLSQDSSLSAVFAGSMTTSKCAAERTEGPAVGPLISTLQSEGYMSERDGSQKVSPPSAEAWNEKKERREKKDRHPSRKSSHHRKASESHRRTAGDKNQKPSSRRSVSGHKNMRDDKKEKGHSNVRGKRHSSSRKSSTHSSTKKESRTTHELGKNRSASSTGALRKKASKISSFLRSLRATPGSKARVTSHDREVDIVAKMVEKQNIEAKVEKAQGGQELEMISGTVTSETTETIIFETKSI comes from the exons ATGAAGAGAACTATGAGCAATGAATCTTGTTTACCTTATTACACAGCCCGCAGCTACTACTCAATGAGTGCGTTCAAAACCTCCATGGGGGACCTGCAGCGACAATTGTACAAGAGAGGAGAGTATGACATTTTCAAGTATGCACCGATGTTCGAGAGTAATTTTATTCAGATAAACAAAAAGGGAGAAGTGATTGATGTACACAACCGTGTCCGaatggtgacagtgggcatcgtCTGCACCAGCCCCATCCTCCCACTGCCTGATGTCATGGTGCTGGCCCGACCAACTAAAATCTGTGAAGAGCATGTCAGACAGGGCTGGTTTGCCAAGGGGAGAGGTCGCAGACCCGTCAAGACTCTAGAGCTCACGAGACTGCTTCCCTTGAAGTTTGTGAAGATCTCCATCCACGATCGTGAGAAACAGCAGCTGCGCCTGAAACTTGCCACTGGCCGTACTTTTTATCTGCAGCTGTGTCCCTCTTCTGACACACGGGAAGATCTCTTTTGCTATTGGGAAAAACTTGTCTATCTCCTGAGGCCACCAGTAGAGAGTTACTGCAGTACCCCGACACTTCTAACTGGGGACACAGCACCCGAAGACAACAAAAGCCTAGTG GCTGCAGAGCTCCACAGAGAAAGGGATCAGAGTGAGACTGGGCTCCACAAGCCTTGTGATGTATCCGCAGCCACCTCTTCTGCTTATGCTGGGGGAGAGGGAATCCAACGTGCCTCCCACAGAACGGCTAGTGCAGCTTCTCTATCCCGGAGCACTCCAGGGACTGCTGAAGGAGCAGCAGCCAGGACAGCAGGTGGCATAGCAGTGGCAGGAACAGCAACAGGCCCTAGAACAGATGTGGCAATAGCAGGGGCAGCAACGAGTCCTGCAACAGGCGCTGTGAGCATAGCAGCAACCAAATCTGCAGGCCCAGGCCAGGTGACCACAGCGCTGGCGGGAGCAGCCATCAAAAATCCAGGAGAAAACGAATCCAGCAAGTCCATCGCAGGTGCTGCCAACATATCCTCAGATGGTATTAGCTTGGCCTTGGTGGGTGCCGCAAGCACCTCCTCGGCAGGTACTTCCACCTCGATGGCAGGGACCACCAGTCTCTCCCAAGACAGCAGCTTGAGTGCGGTGTTTGCAGGCAGTATGACGACCAGCAAGTGTGCAGCAGAAAGAACTGAAGGGCCAGCCGTGGGGCCCCTCATCTCCACCTTGCAGAGCGAAGGCTACATGAGTGAGCGAGATGGAAGCCAGAAGGTTTCCCCGCCCAGTGCTGAAGCCTggaatgaaaaaaaggaaagaagagaaaagaaggacaGACATCCCAGTAGGAAAAGTTCTCATCACCGCAAGGCAAGTGAAAGTCACCGCAGGACAGCGGGGGACAAGAATCAGAAACCGTCCTCCCGCCGGTCCGTATCTGGCCATAAAAACATGAGagatgacaaaaaagaaaaagggcacaGCAACGTGAGGGGCAAGCGACATAGCTCCTCTCGCAAGAGCTCCACCCACAGCTCCACCAAAAAAGAGTCGAGAACAACTCACGAACTGGGCAAGAACCGATCTGCATCTAGCACAGGAGCTTTACGTAAGAAAGCCAGTAAGATCAGCTCGTTTTTAAGGAGCCTCAGGGCCACTCCTGGTTCAAAAGCAAGGGTCACATCACACGACAGAGAGGTAGATATCGTGGCTAAGATGGTGGAGAAGCAAAACATAGAGGCCAAAGTGGAGAAAGCCCAGGGTGGCCAGGAGCTGGAGATGATCAGCGGCACTGTGACATCCGAGACCACGGAGACGATCATCTTTGAAACCAAATCCATTTAA